A region from the Alosa alosa isolate M-15738 ecotype Scorff River chromosome 7, AALO_Geno_1.1, whole genome shotgun sequence genome encodes:
- the LOC125298610 gene encoding uncharacterized protein LOC125298610, whose protein sequence is MPYLRRWWCTVLMENLEIEGHGRRFAHFTEEGRKTADGSVAPVFRVPRKRKLDTMDGNGQVIVGPPAATSAAPTAPTAAPTVQCDSCVSIEQREESFSELEDFNEECEDTSCEEREERLREIQELSKDYQNTKWLFEEAKKAADWLNENSGLIKNKYWLPRVLDMEAEEQEEVLARQFENMNLFTFQFTTVQDHETFSIHVRDELHIRAMTSFVQRSFPNEK, encoded by the exons ATGCCCTAcctgaggaggtggtggtgcacAGTGTTAATGGAGAATCTGGAGATCGAGGG GCATGGAAGAAGATTCGCACATTTCACAGAGGAGGGCAGAAAGACGGCAGACGGTAGTGTGGCACCTGTTTTCCGTGTGCCACGAAAAAGGAAGCTGGACACTATG GATGGTAATGGGCAGGTAATAGTTG GGCcaccagcagcaacatcagCAGCTCCTACAGCCCCAACAGCAGCTCCAACAGTCCAGTGTGACAGCTGTGTCTCCATTGAACAG agagaagagagtttCAGTGAATTAGAGGACTTCAATGAAGAATGTGAGGACACAAGTTGTGAGGAA AGAGAAGAGCGTTTGCGTGAGATACAGGAGCTCAGCAAAGACTACCagaacactaaatgg CTCTTCGAAGAGGCAAAAAAGGCAGCAGACTGGTTGAATGAAAACAGTGGgctgataaaaaataaatattggcTGCCACGGGTGTTGGACATGGAGGcggaagagcaggaggaggtgctGGCCAGACAGTTTGAAAACATGAATTTGTTCACATTTCAATTTACCACCGTCCAAGATCACGAAACATTTTCTATTCATGTACGGGACGAACTTCACATTCGGGCAATGACATCCTTTGTCCAAAGATCGTTtccaaatgaaaaataa